A single genomic interval of Pangasianodon hypophthalmus isolate fPanHyp1 chromosome 8, fPanHyp1.pri, whole genome shotgun sequence harbors:
- the nr1h5 gene encoding nuclear receptor subfamily 1, group H, member 5 isoform X1: MCVCVCVCVFGECWMSEAGPVSALQMYGDSNQEDIGRANAENIRADVDVSVKCVFGKSAVEMREWMDPEMGMMTGGYLSGADAYGIAEPQYYDVLVDPLGYSYQDLDLQAFPYSQQHYNPANVQVSVYGPPSSQPCNPAYPYSPQCPEPPCQADVELHGQARGSMGMTPGMKRPRLGPGARVKGQDELCVVCGDKASGYHYNALTCEGCKGFFRRSVTKKAVYRCKSGGSCEMDMYMRRKCQDCRLRKCRAVGMLAECLLTEVQCQSKRLRKGAKHRGDSLSVLATEDEESSESRNVSSTSRLPAPVRVPSGLSREQKCVLNRIVEAYRRYRAQDGTRFRVSQWSCLQDGADRLTDLTPLEIERLLQFSKSIPGFELLDSADQSILLSSSSVEVMFLLLAQQFTENPSLYSSSLYPGSASGSSHGWVKTSQSKTSSHEMLLNSGMSEELLGPVLNFFHSMAAISVTDAEYALLVATSVLCSDRPYLRAMSCVENLQEFVLELLSKVCRNGQGTTHGPCRFARLLGRLTELRTLHHNHLTLRPQQIWDMQH; encoded by the exons atgtgtgtgtgtgtgtgtgtgtgtgtgtttggtgagtGTTGGATGTCAGAGGCTGGCCCTGTGTCAGCATTACAAATGTACGGGGATTCAAATCAAGAGGATATTGGAAGAGCCAACGCTGAGAACATCAGAGCTG ACGTGGACGTCTCTGTGAAGTGCGTGTTTGGGAAATCAGCAGTGGAGATGAGAGAGTGGATGGATCCTGAGATGGGCATGATGACTGGAGGCTACCTCTCTGGAGCAGACGCTTACGGCATTGCAGAACCACAGTACTATG ATGTGCTGGTGGATCCGTTGGGATATTCGTACCAGGACCTTGATCTGCAGGCTTTTCCCTATAGCCAGCAGCACTACAATCCAGCGAACGTGCAAGTCTCTGTGTACGGACCCCCCAGCTCTCAACCATGTAACCCAGCGTACCCGTACAGCCCGCAGTGTCCCGAGCCTCCATGCCAAGCAGATGTGGAGCTGCACGGGCAGGCAAGAGGCAGCATGGGCATGACACCAGGCATGAAGAGACCCCGACTGGGGCCCGGAGCTCGGGTCAAGGGTCAGGACGAACTGTGCGTGGTGTGTGGGGACAAAGCTTCAGGATACCACTACAATGCTCTGACCTGTGAAGGCTGCAAAG GCTTCTTTAGGCGCAGTGTCACCAAGAAGGCTGTGTATCGTTGCAAGAGTGGTGGCAGCTGTGAGATGGACATGTACATGCGTCGCAAGTGCCAAGACTGCCGACTGCGCAAGTGTCGAGCCGTCGGCATGCtagctgagt GTCTGCTGACTGAAGTGCAGTGCCAGTCAAAGAGGTTAAGAAAGGGGGCCAAGCACAGAGGAGACTCACTTTCAGTGCTTGCCACTGAGGATGAGGAAAGCAGTGAAAGCAGAAATGTGTCCTCTACCAGCAGACTACCTGCACCAGTACGG GTGCCATCAGGATTGTCCAGAGAGCAGAAATGTGTCCTGAACAGAATTGTGGAAGCTTATCGTCGGTACAGAGCTCAAGATGGCACTCGCTTCCGG GTGTCCCAGTGGTCCTGTTTACAAGATGGTGCTGATCGTTTGACCGACTTGACACCTCTCGAAATAGAAAGACTTCTGCAGTTCTCAAAGAGCATACCTG GGTTTGAGCTCTTGGACAGTGCTGATCAGAGCATTCTTCTCTCCAGCTCGTCTGTGGAGGTCATGTTCCTGCTCTTGGCTCAACAGTTCACTGAGAATCCATCCCTGTACAGCTCAT CTCTGTATCCTGGCAGTGCGAGTGGCTCCAGTCACGGCTGGGTGAAAACCTCACAGTCTAAGACCAGCAGTCATGAGATGCTATTAAACTCAG GGATGAGTGAGGAACTCTTGGGGCCTGTGCTGAATTTCTTCCACAGTATGGCAGCCATCTCAGTGACGGATGCTGAATACGCTCTTCTCGTTGCTACTTCAGTGCTGTGCTCAG ACAGACCATATCTGCGTGCAATGAGCTGTGTAGAGAACCTGCAGGAATTTGTTCTGGAGCTGCTCTCCAAGGTGTGCAGGAACGGGCAGGGTACGACTCACGGGCCATGTCGTTTCGCCAGGCTGCTCGGGCGGCTAACTGAGCTGAGGACGCTGCACCACAACCACCTCACACTCCGACCGCAGCAGATCTGGGACATGCAGCATTGA
- the nr1h5 gene encoding nuclear receptor subfamily 1, group H, member 5 isoform X3, which translates to MCVCVCVCVFGECWMSEAGPVSALQMYGDSNQEDIGRANAENIRADVDVSVKCVFGKSAVEMREWMDPEMGMMTGGYLSGADAYGIAEPQYYDVLVDPLGYSYQDLDLQAFPYSQQHYNPANVQVSVYGPPSSQPCNPAYPYSPQCPEPPCQADVELHGQARGSMGMTPGMKRPRLGPGARVKGQDELCVVCGDKASGYHYNALTCEGCKGFFRRSVTKKAVYRCKSGGSCEMDMYMRRKCQDCRLRKCRAVGMLAECLLTEVQCQSKRLRKGAKHRGDSLSVLATEDEESSESRNVSSTSRLPAPVRVPSGLSREQKCVLNRIVEAYRRYRAQDGTRFRVSQWSCLQDGADRLTDLTPLEIERLLQFSKSIPGFELLDSADQSILLSSSSVEVMFLLLAQQFTENPSLYSSYRPYLRAMSCVENLQEFVLELLSKVCRNGQGTTHGPCRFARLLGRLTELRTLHHNHLTLRPQQIWDMQH; encoded by the exons atgtgtgtgtgtgtgtgtgtgtgtgtgtttggtgagtGTTGGATGTCAGAGGCTGGCCCTGTGTCAGCATTACAAATGTACGGGGATTCAAATCAAGAGGATATTGGAAGAGCCAACGCTGAGAACATCAGAGCTG ACGTGGACGTCTCTGTGAAGTGCGTGTTTGGGAAATCAGCAGTGGAGATGAGAGAGTGGATGGATCCTGAGATGGGCATGATGACTGGAGGCTACCTCTCTGGAGCAGACGCTTACGGCATTGCAGAACCACAGTACTATG ATGTGCTGGTGGATCCGTTGGGATATTCGTACCAGGACCTTGATCTGCAGGCTTTTCCCTATAGCCAGCAGCACTACAATCCAGCGAACGTGCAAGTCTCTGTGTACGGACCCCCCAGCTCTCAACCATGTAACCCAGCGTACCCGTACAGCCCGCAGTGTCCCGAGCCTCCATGCCAAGCAGATGTGGAGCTGCACGGGCAGGCAAGAGGCAGCATGGGCATGACACCAGGCATGAAGAGACCCCGACTGGGGCCCGGAGCTCGGGTCAAGGGTCAGGACGAACTGTGCGTGGTGTGTGGGGACAAAGCTTCAGGATACCACTACAATGCTCTGACCTGTGAAGGCTGCAAAG GCTTCTTTAGGCGCAGTGTCACCAAGAAGGCTGTGTATCGTTGCAAGAGTGGTGGCAGCTGTGAGATGGACATGTACATGCGTCGCAAGTGCCAAGACTGCCGACTGCGCAAGTGTCGAGCCGTCGGCATGCtagctgagt GTCTGCTGACTGAAGTGCAGTGCCAGTCAAAGAGGTTAAGAAAGGGGGCCAAGCACAGAGGAGACTCACTTTCAGTGCTTGCCACTGAGGATGAGGAAAGCAGTGAAAGCAGAAATGTGTCCTCTACCAGCAGACTACCTGCACCAGTACGG GTGCCATCAGGATTGTCCAGAGAGCAGAAATGTGTCCTGAACAGAATTGTGGAAGCTTATCGTCGGTACAGAGCTCAAGATGGCACTCGCTTCCGG GTGTCCCAGTGGTCCTGTTTACAAGATGGTGCTGATCGTTTGACCGACTTGACACCTCTCGAAATAGAAAGACTTCTGCAGTTCTCAAAGAGCATACCTG GGTTTGAGCTCTTGGACAGTGCTGATCAGAGCATTCTTCTCTCCAGCTCGTCTGTGGAGGTCATGTTCCTGCTCTTGGCTCAACAGTTCACTGAGAATCCATCCCTGTACAGCTCAT ACAGACCATATCTGCGTGCAATGAGCTGTGTAGAGAACCTGCAGGAATTTGTTCTGGAGCTGCTCTCCAAGGTGTGCAGGAACGGGCAGGGTACGACTCACGGGCCATGTCGTTTCGCCAGGCTGCTCGGGCGGCTAACTGAGCTGAGGACGCTGCACCACAACCACCTCACACTCCGACCGCAGCAGATCTGGGACATGCAGCATTGA
- the nr1h5 gene encoding nuclear receptor subfamily 1, group H, member 5 isoform X2, protein MCVCVCVCVFGECWMSEAGPVSALQMYGDSNQEDIGRANAENIRADVDVSVKCVFGKSAVEMREWMDPEMGMMTGGYLSGADAYGIAEPQYYDVLVDPLGYSYQDLDLQAFPYSQQHYNPANVQVSVYGPPSSQPCNPAYPYSPQCPEPPCQADVELHGQARGSMGMTPGMKRPRLGPGARVKGQDELCVVCGDKASGYHYNALTCEGCKGFFRRSVTKKAVYRCKSGGSCEMDMYMRRKCQDCRLRKCRAVGMLAECLLTEVQCQSKRLRKGAKHRGDSLSVLATEDEESSESRNVSSTSRLPAPVRVPSGLSREQKCVLNRIVEAYRRYRAQDGTRFRVSQWSCLQDGADRLTDLTPLEIERLLQFSKSIPGFELLDSADQSILLSSSSVEVMFLLLAQQFTENPSLYSSWMSEELLGPVLNFFHSMAAISVTDAEYALLVATSVLCSDRPYLRAMSCVENLQEFVLELLSKVCRNGQGTTHGPCRFARLLGRLTELRTLHHNHLTLRPQQIWDMQH, encoded by the exons atgtgtgtgtgtgtgtgtgtgtgtgtgtttggtgagtGTTGGATGTCAGAGGCTGGCCCTGTGTCAGCATTACAAATGTACGGGGATTCAAATCAAGAGGATATTGGAAGAGCCAACGCTGAGAACATCAGAGCTG ACGTGGACGTCTCTGTGAAGTGCGTGTTTGGGAAATCAGCAGTGGAGATGAGAGAGTGGATGGATCCTGAGATGGGCATGATGACTGGAGGCTACCTCTCTGGAGCAGACGCTTACGGCATTGCAGAACCACAGTACTATG ATGTGCTGGTGGATCCGTTGGGATATTCGTACCAGGACCTTGATCTGCAGGCTTTTCCCTATAGCCAGCAGCACTACAATCCAGCGAACGTGCAAGTCTCTGTGTACGGACCCCCCAGCTCTCAACCATGTAACCCAGCGTACCCGTACAGCCCGCAGTGTCCCGAGCCTCCATGCCAAGCAGATGTGGAGCTGCACGGGCAGGCAAGAGGCAGCATGGGCATGACACCAGGCATGAAGAGACCCCGACTGGGGCCCGGAGCTCGGGTCAAGGGTCAGGACGAACTGTGCGTGGTGTGTGGGGACAAAGCTTCAGGATACCACTACAATGCTCTGACCTGTGAAGGCTGCAAAG GCTTCTTTAGGCGCAGTGTCACCAAGAAGGCTGTGTATCGTTGCAAGAGTGGTGGCAGCTGTGAGATGGACATGTACATGCGTCGCAAGTGCCAAGACTGCCGACTGCGCAAGTGTCGAGCCGTCGGCATGCtagctgagt GTCTGCTGACTGAAGTGCAGTGCCAGTCAAAGAGGTTAAGAAAGGGGGCCAAGCACAGAGGAGACTCACTTTCAGTGCTTGCCACTGAGGATGAGGAAAGCAGTGAAAGCAGAAATGTGTCCTCTACCAGCAGACTACCTGCACCAGTACGG GTGCCATCAGGATTGTCCAGAGAGCAGAAATGTGTCCTGAACAGAATTGTGGAAGCTTATCGTCGGTACAGAGCTCAAGATGGCACTCGCTTCCGG GTGTCCCAGTGGTCCTGTTTACAAGATGGTGCTGATCGTTTGACCGACTTGACACCTCTCGAAATAGAAAGACTTCTGCAGTTCTCAAAGAGCATACCTG GGTTTGAGCTCTTGGACAGTGCTGATCAGAGCATTCTTCTCTCCAGCTCGTCTGTGGAGGTCATGTTCCTGCTCTTGGCTCAACAGTTCACTGAGAATCCATCCCTGTACAGCTCAT GGATGAGTGAGGAACTCTTGGGGCCTGTGCTGAATTTCTTCCACAGTATGGCAGCCATCTCAGTGACGGATGCTGAATACGCTCTTCTCGTTGCTACTTCAGTGCTGTGCTCAG ACAGACCATATCTGCGTGCAATGAGCTGTGTAGAGAACCTGCAGGAATTTGTTCTGGAGCTGCTCTCCAAGGTGTGCAGGAACGGGCAGGGTACGACTCACGGGCCATGTCGTTTCGCCAGGCTGCTCGGGCGGCTAACTGAGCTGAGGACGCTGCACCACAACCACCTCACACTCCGACCGCAGCAGATCTGGGACATGCAGCATTGA
- the slc66a1 gene encoding lysosomal amino acid transporter 1 homolog, with product MSDEDGVLSSGRFLSSDGGNFSSLCPNGSEWIWSVLGECTQDTRDMSSVVLGLLSIVCFIVSSFPQYYSSCKTGNMDSALSIWFLLLWLAGDSCNLAGSFLADQLPLQKYTAVYYVLADLLMLSMYTYYKMRNKLSDRCVDDNRAVLYAVGALYALGAFSCLLQFPVSPVHTHTSSGFRGRTLLAVDELNANIIQPFNTKEIIGFTFGSVSSMLYLCSRLPQIVTNFRRKSTEGVSFFLFALVILGNVTYGLSVLVKNPERGESEISYIVHHLPWLIGSLGTLLLDLLISVQFMMYSKASQNKEDNEETAALLTN from the exons ATGTCAGACGAGGATGGTGTGCTGTCCAGCGGGAGATTTCTGTCCAGCGATGGGGGTAATTTCAGCTCTCTTTGCCCGAATGGCTCAGAATGGATTTGGAGCGTACTCGGAGAGTGCACTCAGGACACCCGGGACATGAGCAGCGTGGTCCTCGGTCTGCTGTCCATCGTCTGCTTCATTGTGTCTTCTTTCCC gcAGTACTACAGCTCGTGTAAGACGGGGAATATGGACAGCGCTTTATCCATTTGGTTTCTGTTGTTGTGGCTTGCAGGCGACTCGTGTAATCTTGCAGGCTCTTTTTTAGCTGACCAGCTTCCTCTTCAG AAATACACTGCAGTGTACTATGTCCTGGCTGACCTTTTAATGTTAAGCATGTATACCTACTATAAGATGAGGaacaaactgtcagaca GGTGTGTAGATGACAACAGAGCAGTGCTGTATGCAGTCGGAGCGCTGTATGCGCTCGGTGCGTTTTCTTGTCTGCTGCAGTTCCCCGTCTcgccagtacacacacacacctcctcggGCTTCAGGGGCCGAACGCTGCTGGCTGTGGATGAGCTGAATGCAAATATAATACAG cctTTCAACACTAAGGAGATCATCGGCTTCACATTCGGCTCGGTCTCCTCGATGCTTTATCTCTGCTCCAGGCTGCCACAGATTGTCACAAAT TTTCGGAGGAAGTCGACAGAGGGCGTGTCGTTCTTTCTGTTCGCCCTGGTGATTCTGGGTAATGTCACGTACGGACTGAGTGTGCTGGTGAAGAACCCGGAGCGAGGGGAGAGCGAGATCAGCTACATCGTCCACCACCTGCCCTGGCTCATCGGCAGCCTGGGAACGCTCTTACTTGACCTACTG ATATCGGTGCAGTTTATGATGTACAGTAAAGCTTCACAGAATAAAGAGGACAACGAGGAGACCGCTGCTCTTCTGACTAACTGA